In one window of Caenimonas aquaedulcis DNA:
- a CDS encoding CaiB/BaiF CoA transferase family protein: MNAPRKLPLAGLLVADFCWIGAGSYTTKIFGDMGADVIKIETSTRLDSLRLAGPYKDGKPGVNRSGYFADRNSSKRGITIDMKHPKALGVIRKLIAKSDIVANNFAAGVMEKFGLGPEDCAKMKPDIIYLAMSMQGSKGPQRDFRGTGSSIAALTGIQYLSGLPDRIPAGTGTNYPDHLPNPCHAAFALLAALRHRRRTGQGQFIDFAQTEPMLSLMGPTFLDLTVNGRLQDRRGSDHPWAAPHGVYPAAGKDRWIAITVMDDAQWSALVDAMGSPAWALEARWQTMPQRYRDREELNRLLGEWTAKQDAQELMQKLQAKGVPAGAVQDAHDVTRVDPQLAHRGHWVRLPHAEMGESLYNNLPFRFSRTPVQPTRPAPLLGEHTREILRDMLGLGDAEIDALEAEQVLK, encoded by the coding sequence ATGAACGCGCCACGGAAACTCCCGCTTGCCGGGCTGCTCGTCGCCGACTTCTGCTGGATCGGCGCGGGCAGCTACACGACCAAGATCTTCGGCGACATGGGCGCCGACGTGATCAAGATCGAGACGTCCACGCGCCTCGATTCGCTGCGCCTCGCGGGTCCCTACAAGGACGGCAAGCCGGGCGTGAATCGCAGCGGCTACTTCGCCGACCGCAATTCCAGCAAGCGCGGCATCACGATCGACATGAAGCACCCGAAGGCGCTGGGAGTGATCAGGAAGCTCATCGCGAAGAGCGACATCGTCGCGAACAACTTCGCGGCGGGCGTGATGGAGAAGTTCGGACTCGGCCCCGAGGACTGCGCGAAGATGAAGCCGGACATCATCTATCTCGCGATGTCGATGCAGGGCTCCAAGGGCCCGCAGCGCGACTTCCGCGGCACGGGCAGCAGCATCGCCGCGCTGACGGGCATCCAGTACCTGAGCGGTTTGCCGGATCGCATCCCCGCGGGCACCGGCACGAACTACCCCGACCACCTGCCCAATCCCTGCCACGCCGCGTTCGCGCTGCTGGCGGCGCTGCGGCATCGCCGGCGCACCGGGCAAGGCCAGTTCATCGACTTCGCGCAGACGGAGCCGATGCTGTCGCTGATGGGCCCGACCTTCCTCGACCTCACCGTCAACGGGCGCCTGCAGGACAGGCGCGGCAGCGACCACCCGTGGGCGGCGCCGCACGGCGTGTATCCGGCTGCCGGCAAGGACCGCTGGATCGCGATCACGGTGATGGACGACGCGCAATGGTCGGCCCTCGTGGATGCCATGGGCAGTCCCGCGTGGGCACTGGAAGCGCGCTGGCAGACCATGCCGCAGCGTTATCGCGATCGTGAGGAACTCAATCGGCTGCTGGGCGAGTGGACCGCGAAGCAGGATGCGCAGGAGCTGATGCAGAAGTTGCAGGCCAAGGGTGTGCCTGCGGGCGCCGTGCAGGACGCGCACGACGTCACACGCGTGGACCCGCAGCTCGCACATCGCGGCCACTGGGTGCGCCTGCCGCACGCCGAGATGGGCGAGTCGCTCTACAACAACCTGCCGTTCCGCTTCTCGCGCACGCCGGTGCAGCCCACGCGGCCCGCGCCGCTGCTGGGCGAGCACACGCGCGAGATCCTGCGCGACATGCTGGGGCTGGGCGATGCGGAGATCGACGCGCTCGAAGCGGAGCAGGTCCTCAAATGA
- a CDS encoding CaiB/BaiF CoA transferase family protein — translation MTSTGKAAPAALEGLRVLDLSGPMGNYTGKLFADMGADVVLVEPPGGTQLRREPPFIGDVAGVERSLNFAYQNTSKRGICLDLDTASGQQLFRDLAATADLVIETFAPGWMDARGIGYETLARRRTSICMASITPFGQTGPYAQMQATDLVGLAMGGLLHMGGYRDAAPTQAHGDQAFKCAAMYGGVAAMLAVTDAELTGQGQHVDISMQESVTLALENAAQTYDLEGVIRQRPLGDQRFAGYGLFECKDGYIFLGSRGIGNSPAWSRSMQWFKDEGMVGAERLLGPEWSDLEYLKGDEARDVFAELFMNWSRQHTKAWLYSEGQKRGIPLAPVSTPADLLENPQLQARGHFVPFTHPLLEQAASMPGAPYVMSGTPWQVRRPAPALGEHTVEVLNEIGVARDEVSRLVSMGVAA, via the coding sequence ATGACTTCGACTGGAAAGGCCGCACCCGCGGCGCTGGAGGGCCTGCGCGTTCTCGATCTCTCGGGCCCGATGGGCAACTACACGGGCAAGCTCTTCGCGGACATGGGCGCGGATGTCGTGCTGGTGGAGCCACCCGGCGGCACGCAGCTGCGGCGCGAACCGCCCTTCATCGGCGACGTCGCCGGCGTGGAGCGCAGCTTGAACTTCGCCTACCAGAACACGAGCAAGCGCGGCATCTGCCTGGACCTCGACACGGCGAGCGGGCAGCAGTTGTTCCGCGACCTGGCGGCGACCGCCGACCTCGTGATCGAGACCTTTGCGCCGGGATGGATGGACGCGCGCGGCATCGGCTACGAGACGCTCGCCAGGCGCAGGACGTCGATCTGCATGGCAAGCATCACGCCCTTCGGCCAGACCGGCCCCTACGCGCAAATGCAGGCGACCGACCTCGTCGGCCTCGCGATGGGCGGGCTGCTGCACATGGGCGGCTACCGCGACGCGGCGCCCACGCAGGCGCACGGCGACCAGGCGTTCAAGTGCGCTGCGATGTATGGCGGTGTCGCCGCGATGCTGGCCGTCACCGACGCCGAGCTGACAGGGCAGGGCCAACACGTGGACATCTCCATGCAGGAGAGCGTGACGCTCGCGCTGGAGAATGCGGCGCAGACCTACGATCTCGAAGGCGTGATCCGCCAGCGTCCGCTGGGCGACCAGCGCTTCGCGGGCTACGGTCTCTTCGAATGCAAGGACGGCTACATCTTCCTCGGCTCGCGCGGCATCGGCAACAGCCCGGCGTGGTCGCGCAGCATGCAGTGGTTCAAGGACGAGGGCATGGTGGGCGCCGAGCGCCTGCTGGGCCCCGAATGGTCCGACCTCGAGTACCTGAAGGGCGACGAAGCACGCGACGTGTTCGCGGAGCTTTTCATGAACTGGTCGCGGCAGCACACCAAGGCATGGCTGTACAGCGAAGGGCAGAAGCGCGGCATCCCGCTCGCGCCGGTGAGCACGCCGGCCGACCTCCTGGAGAACCCGCAGCTGCAGGCGCGCGGCCATTTCGTGCCGTTCACGCATCCGCTGCTCGAGCAGGCGGCCTCGATGCCCGGCGCGCCCTATGTGATGTCCGGCACGCCGTGGCAGGTGCGCCGCCCGGCGCCCGCGCTCGGGGAGCACACGGTGGAAGTCTTGAACGAGATCGGCGTGGCCCGCGACGAAGTGTCCCGCCTCGTCTCCATGGGAGTCGCGGCATGA
- a CDS encoding enoyl-CoA hydratase/isomerase family protein, whose protein sequence is MPNLNITVEDKVCVVEFNRPHAMNSIDPEMRQELYAFYDRMKKDDGIHVIIFTGAGDKAFCTGADLKKTMPDPNDSYAQQLLGRGDTGSAFQGLETDKPIIAAVNGYALAGGTELITACDICIASENAKFGLTEVKRGSIPWGGSIQRLPRSISKSDAMMLLLTGDMIDAHEALRMGLCSKVVPAAELMPTAIALGKRIAQNAPLAVRAVKQLVTRGQDMPLTHALQVDKYMYGILKDTEDRVEGRKAFAEKRDPVWKMK, encoded by the coding sequence ATGCCCAACCTCAACATCACGGTGGAGGACAAGGTGTGCGTGGTGGAGTTCAACCGCCCGCATGCGATGAACTCCATCGACCCGGAGATGCGCCAGGAGCTGTACGCCTTCTACGACCGCATGAAGAAGGACGACGGCATCCACGTCATCATCTTCACCGGGGCCGGCGACAAGGCTTTCTGCACGGGCGCCGACCTCAAGAAGACCATGCCCGACCCGAACGACAGCTACGCGCAGCAGCTGCTCGGCCGCGGCGACACGGGCAGCGCCTTCCAGGGCCTCGAGACCGACAAGCCCATCATCGCGGCCGTCAACGGCTACGCCTTGGCCGGCGGCACCGAGCTCATCACCGCGTGCGACATCTGCATCGCCTCCGAGAACGCGAAGTTCGGGCTGACCGAAGTCAAGCGCGGCAGCATTCCCTGGGGCGGCAGCATCCAGCGCCTGCCGCGGTCGATTTCGAAGAGCGACGCGATGATGCTCCTGCTCACCGGCGACATGATCGACGCGCATGAGGCGCTGCGCATGGGCCTGTGCAGCAAGGTCGTCCCCGCGGCCGAGCTGATGCCCACGGCCATCGCGCTGGGCAAGCGCATCGCGCAAAACGCGCCGCTCGCAGTGCGCGCGGTCAAGCAACTCGTCACGCGCGGGCAGGACATGCCGCTCACGCACGCGTTGCAGGTGGACAAGTACATGTACGGCATCCTGAAGGACACCGAGGACCGCGTGGAGGGCCGCAAGGCCTTCGCGGAAAAGCGCGACCCGGTGTGGAAGATGAAATGA
- a CDS encoding amino acid ABC transporter substrate-binding protein, whose amino-acid sequence MFLCSSLAVAAEPVLARIAAGGKLVIAHRESSIPFSYVDADKRPVGYAMDLCLNLAEVIRKKTGAKKMEVEFLMVTSSTRIAAIAEGRADLECGATTNNAERREKVAFTIPHFITGARLLVRADSPATRIEDFEGKKIVSTKGTTPLKAVVQANKERLMNITILESADHAQGVEMVEKGAAGAFVMDDVLLYGLASNRPDPAALKIVGKYLTTEALAIMLPKNDPEFKKLVDDEMRRLILSREIYPIYDKWFMKPIPPHDKALNLPVNSLLKDFWKFPTDFVPF is encoded by the coding sequence ATGTTCCTGTGCAGTTCCCTGGCCGTGGCGGCAGAGCCCGTGCTCGCGCGCATCGCGGCGGGCGGCAAGCTGGTGATCGCGCACCGCGAATCTTCAATTCCCTTTTCTTACGTGGATGCGGACAAGCGCCCCGTGGGTTATGCGATGGACCTGTGCCTGAACCTGGCCGAAGTGATCCGCAAGAAGACGGGCGCCAAGAAGATGGAGGTCGAGTTCCTGATGGTGACGTCTTCCACCCGCATCGCCGCGATCGCCGAGGGCAGGGCGGACCTGGAATGCGGCGCCACCACCAACAACGCCGAGCGGCGCGAGAAGGTCGCCTTCACCATCCCCCACTTCATCACCGGCGCCCGCCTGCTGGTGCGTGCGGACAGCCCCGCCACCCGCATCGAGGATTTCGAAGGCAAGAAGATCGTCTCGACCAAGGGCACCACGCCGCTCAAGGCCGTGGTCCAGGCCAACAAGGAGCGGCTGATGAACATCACCATCCTCGAATCGGCGGACCATGCGCAGGGTGTCGAGATGGTGGAAAAGGGCGCGGCCGGCGCCTTCGTGATGGACGACGTGCTGCTCTACGGCCTGGCTTCCAACCGCCCGGACCCTGCCGCCTTGAAGATCGTGGGCAAGTACCTCACCACGGAGGCCCTGGCGATCATGCTGCCCAAGAACGACCCGGAGTTCAAGAAGCTGGTCGATGACGAAATGCGCCGGCTCATCCTGAGCAGGGAGATCTACCCGATCTACGACAAGTGGTTCATGAAGCCCATCCCGCCGCACGACAAGGCACTCAACCTGCCCGTGAATTCCCTGCTCAAGGACTTCTGGAAATTTCCCACCGACTTCGTCCCTTTCTGA
- a CDS encoding CaiB/BaiF CoA transferase family protein — protein sequence MSESALRGVRVLDLGPGIAAPMAARLLGDFGAEVVKVEPLAGDPARALHPLLHEGPAAERSLLFAYLNWNKRGVALDLGTPQALAELEALVKASDIVIEGFKPGTLAAWGLSPQRMLEINPRVVVTSVTDFGQEGPYAHFTGSDLVHQAMSGIMQISGDVDRAPLKHGLNQVAFCAGLNAAYAALAAFTAAERDGIGDHVDLSIQECLVSELVTCETYYTFMGAIQGRRMAVQDPYSGAPVETKKGYLSFQASLTVPNETFADLFRNDAFRDPKFASNKERSKHVAEVRDLVAQCVKDREAKELFVDGSQRRLLMGVVQTAPDLLACEQLAQRGFWVEVEHPAGGRFRYPGELVKMSLTPTAVRRRAPMLGEHTAEVIGQVRSLPAPSRLPASAKARLPLEGLRVLDMATVIAMPYMASLLSDLGAEVIKIESPLKLDPTRKGVLTTYLENDTREDAINRSGMFNVVNRGKQSMALDMAQAEGKQVFRELVAKSDVVVNNFTPRVLAGWGLGDEALREINPKLITLANTGYGGTGPWKNFPSQGTTLEVTMGIAAYSGYRGDKPWKVGQSYPDFLACWAGLAALFCALRHVRMTGQGQSIDLGMYQVGAALIPEALLQYQVDGTEPQRIGNEHELHVPSNAYPGAGDDRWVALTVETDAQWQSLASMMAADGVAVDASWTRADARRNARERIDAAVAQWVRPQDARALMHRLQAAGIACGPVFNNRDILLDEHLLARGFHERVNLPLPMGVRPIMSRPWKLASRDVHIRKPAPRYGEDGRAILRDVLGMDEARIAALFDARVVCSEPTVNKPFDAMGLAELQRVKAIHEVDPDYKRKLGIT from the coding sequence ATGAGTGAATCTGCATTGCGCGGTGTGCGTGTCCTGGACCTGGGTCCCGGCATCGCGGCACCGATGGCCGCGCGCCTGCTGGGCGACTTCGGCGCCGAGGTCGTGAAGGTGGAGCCGCTCGCCGGGGATCCGGCGCGGGCGCTGCACCCGCTGCTGCACGAAGGGCCCGCAGCGGAGCGCAGCCTGCTCTTCGCCTACCTCAACTGGAACAAGCGCGGTGTCGCGCTGGACCTCGGCACGCCGCAGGCGCTCGCGGAGCTCGAAGCGCTGGTGAAGGCGAGCGACATCGTGATCGAAGGCTTCAAGCCGGGCACGCTCGCCGCGTGGGGCTTGTCCCCGCAGCGGATGCTGGAGATCAACCCGCGCGTCGTCGTGACCTCGGTGACGGATTTCGGGCAGGAGGGGCCGTACGCGCACTTCACCGGCAGCGACCTCGTGCACCAGGCGATGAGCGGGATCATGCAGATCAGCGGCGACGTGGACCGCGCGCCGCTCAAGCATGGCCTGAACCAGGTCGCTTTCTGCGCAGGACTGAACGCCGCGTATGCGGCGCTCGCCGCTTTCACCGCGGCGGAGCGCGACGGCATCGGCGACCACGTGGACCTGTCGATCCAGGAATGCCTGGTCTCCGAGCTCGTGACCTGCGAGACCTACTACACCTTCATGGGCGCGATCCAGGGGCGGCGCATGGCCGTGCAGGACCCGTACTCGGGCGCGCCGGTCGAGACGAAGAAAGGCTACCTCTCCTTCCAGGCCAGCCTCACGGTGCCCAACGAAACTTTCGCGGACCTCTTTCGCAACGATGCGTTCCGGGACCCGAAGTTCGCGAGCAACAAGGAGCGGTCCAAGCACGTCGCCGAAGTGCGCGACCTCGTCGCGCAGTGCGTGAAGGACCGCGAGGCGAAGGAACTCTTCGTCGACGGGTCGCAGCGGCGCCTCCTGATGGGGGTCGTGCAGACGGCGCCGGACCTGCTCGCGTGCGAGCAACTCGCCCAGCGGGGCTTCTGGGTGGAGGTCGAGCATCCGGCCGGGGGGCGCTTTCGTTATCCCGGCGAGCTCGTGAAGATGTCGCTCACGCCGACAGCCGTGCGCCGCCGCGCGCCGATGCTGGGCGAGCACACGGCCGAAGTGATCGGGCAGGTGCGGTCGCTCCCTGCGCCGTCCAGGCTGCCTGCGTCTGCCAAAGCGCGCCTACCGCTCGAGGGCCTGCGCGTGCTGGACATGGCCACCGTGATCGCGATGCCCTACATGGCGTCCCTCCTCAGCGACCTGGGCGCGGAGGTGATCAAGATCGAGTCGCCGCTCAAGCTCGACCCGACGCGCAAGGGCGTGCTCACCACCTACCTGGAAAACGACACGCGCGAGGATGCGATCAACCGCTCCGGCATGTTCAACGTGGTGAACCGCGGCAAGCAGTCGATGGCGCTCGACATGGCGCAGGCGGAGGGCAAGCAGGTGTTCCGCGAGCTCGTCGCGAAGAGCGACGTGGTGGTCAACAACTTCACGCCGCGCGTGCTCGCGGGCTGGGGCCTGGGCGACGAGGCGCTGCGCGAGATCAACCCGAAGCTCATCACGCTCGCGAACACGGGCTACGGCGGCACCGGGCCGTGGAAGAACTTCCCGAGCCAGGGCACCACGCTGGAGGTGACCATGGGGATCGCCGCGTATTCCGGCTATCGCGGCGACAAACCATGGAAGGTGGGGCAGTCGTATCCCGATTTCCTCGCGTGCTGGGCCGGCCTTGCCGCCTTGTTCTGTGCGCTGCGCCACGTGCGCATGACGGGGCAGGGCCAGTCGATCGACCTGGGCATGTACCAGGTGGGCGCGGCCCTGATCCCGGAGGCCTTGCTGCAGTACCAGGTCGACGGCACCGAGCCGCAGCGGATCGGCAACGAGCATGAATTGCACGTGCCGAGCAACGCCTACCCGGGCGCGGGCGACGATCGCTGGGTGGCGCTCACGGTGGAGACGGATGCGCAGTGGCAATCGCTGGCGTCCATGATGGCGGCGGACGGCGTGGCCGTCGATGCGTCCTGGACGCGGGCGGACGCCAGGCGAAACGCGCGCGAGCGCATCGACGCGGCGGTGGCGCAATGGGTGCGCCCCCAGGACGCGCGGGCACTGATGCATCGCCTGCAAGCCGCGGGCATCGCCTGCGGCCCGGTCTTCAACAACCGTGACATCCTGCTCGATGAACACCTGCTCGCGCGTGGTTTCCACGAGAGGGTGAACCTGCCGCTGCCCATGGGCGTGCGCCCGATCATGAGCCGCCCGTGGAAGCTCGCGAGCCGCGACGTGCACATCCGCAAGCCGGCGCCGCGCTACGGCGAGGACGGACGCGCGATCCTGCGCGACGTGCTGGGAATGGACGAGGCGCGCATCGCCGCGTTGTTCGACGCGCGTGTGGTGTGCAGCGAGCCGACCGTCAACAAGCCTTTCGATGCGATGGGCCTGGCGGAACTGCAGCGCGTGAAGGCGATCCACGAGGTCGACCCGGACTACAAACGCAAGCTCGGCATCACGTAG
- a CDS encoding MmgE/PrpD family protein, with protein sequence MALTKELAGFVGSLRFGDVPPAALPFIRSAFTDCFATLVAGRVSEPARILRETLDPPPGESRLFVDQGTARAPEAAWLNATAAHALDFDDAAQKGHLSAVLVPAILAEADACDADGRAMATAYAAGYETWAELLRREPGLYHNHSWHPTGVFGPLAAAAACASLRGLDARHTAHALGMAASRSGGVIANFGSMTKPLHAGIAAHAGVMAARLAQRGFTASPDALEGSKGLMRGISPEGRVDVDSPVLAGRDWKLPRDGVNIKKYPVCFATHRALDGILDILAEQVVPAGDVKRIAVTISRRNKSTLRFDAPQDRLQAKFSMQFAMASAIVAHRCGLQELDDALVQRADVRELMRAVEVIPTDEEAGDRAGEAPVDVVQLQLQDGRTLRREVDYVRGGPERPLLPGELFAKFESCLQAGGLAADARPLFNALMAVDELPGTRALYALAESREIHP encoded by the coding sequence ATGGCATTGACGAAGGAGCTCGCAGGCTTCGTCGGGTCGCTGCGCTTCGGCGACGTGCCCCCCGCTGCGCTGCCCTTCATCCGCAGCGCCTTTACCGACTGCTTCGCGACGCTCGTGGCGGGCCGGGTGAGCGAGCCCGCGCGCATCCTGCGCGAGACGCTGGACCCGCCGCCGGGCGAAAGCCGGCTCTTCGTCGACCAGGGCACCGCGCGCGCGCCCGAGGCGGCGTGGCTCAACGCGACGGCGGCGCACGCGCTCGACTTCGACGATGCGGCGCAGAAGGGCCACCTGAGCGCCGTGCTCGTCCCCGCGATCCTTGCCGAGGCGGATGCCTGCGACGCCGACGGCCGCGCGATGGCCACGGCCTATGCGGCAGGCTATGAGACGTGGGCGGAACTGCTGCGGCGCGAGCCCGGCCTGTATCACAACCACAGCTGGCATCCGACGGGCGTGTTCGGGCCGCTGGCGGCCGCGGCGGCGTGCGCCTCGCTTCGCGGCCTCGATGCCCGCCACACCGCGCATGCGCTGGGCATGGCCGCGTCGCGCAGCGGCGGCGTGATCGCGAATTTCGGCAGCATGACGAAACCCCTGCACGCCGGCATCGCGGCGCATGCCGGCGTGATGGCGGCCCGGCTCGCGCAGCGCGGCTTCACCGCGTCGCCGGACGCGCTGGAAGGCTCCAAGGGGTTGATGCGGGGCATCTCGCCGGAAGGCCGCGTCGATGTCGACTCGCCGGTGTTGGCCGGGCGCGACTGGAAGCTGCCGCGCGACGGCGTCAACATCAAGAAATACCCGGTGTGTTTCGCGACGCACCGCGCGCTCGACGGCATCCTGGACATCCTCGCCGAGCAGGTCGTGCCCGCGGGCGACGTCAAGCGCATCGCCGTCACCATCAGCCGGCGCAACAAGTCGACGCTGCGTTTCGACGCGCCGCAGGACCGCCTGCAGGCGAAGTTCTCCATGCAGTTCGCGATGGCGTCGGCGATCGTCGCGCACCGCTGCGGCCTGCAGGAACTCGACGATGCGCTGGTGCAGCGCGCGGACGTGCGCGAACTGATGCGCGCCGTGGAGGTGATTCCCACCGACGAGGAAGCCGGCGATCGCGCGGGCGAGGCGCCGGTGGACGTGGTCCAGCTGCAGTTGCAGGACGGCCGCACGCTGCGCCGCGAAGTGGACTATGTGCGCGGCGGGCCGGAGCGTCCGCTGCTCCCCGGCGAGCTGTTCGCCAAGTTCGAAAGCTGTCTGCAGGCCGGCGGCCTGGCCGCCGATGCGCGGCCCTTGTTCAATGCGCTCATGGCGGTCGATGAACTGCCGGGCACGCGCGCGCTTTATGCGCTCGCCGAAAGTCGGGAAATCCATCCATGA
- a CDS encoding tripartite tricarboxylate transporter substrate binding protein, whose translation MSEVPFARLSRRHLMAGLGAVFAAASTPAAWAQSAWPDKPIRLYVGYPAGGGTDYVARMIAAKLSQELGQQVLVMNMPGATGAIALERVAHSPPDGYSLIVISAADTILPALRAKLPFDMRHDLALVAPAVTGALALVVNPALPVKNVRELVALAQARPGALNYGSPGVGNSQHLAGEFFNRLAKVKIVHVPFKGGAEAINATVAGDIQVAFASLAPALPLVEAGKLRMLGVTTRSRSAAAPGTPTIAEAGVAGYDRATWFGIAAPAGTPREIVAKLNAAIARGMQGADTREMLLKQGLETMSQSPEQFAAFVQEELSQNAAIVQEMGIKAE comes from the coding sequence ATGTCCGAAGTTCCTTTCGCGCGGCTGTCCCGCCGCCACCTGATGGCAGGGCTGGGAGCCGTTTTCGCGGCGGCGAGCACACCCGCCGCATGGGCGCAATCCGCCTGGCCCGACAAGCCCATCCGCCTGTATGTCGGCTACCCCGCGGGCGGCGGCACCGACTACGTCGCGCGCATGATCGCCGCGAAGCTGTCGCAGGAACTGGGCCAGCAGGTCCTCGTGATGAACATGCCCGGCGCGACGGGCGCCATCGCGCTGGAACGCGTGGCGCACTCACCCCCCGACGGCTACAGCCTGATCGTGATTTCGGCGGCAGACACGATCCTGCCCGCCCTGCGCGCCAAGCTGCCCTTCGACATGCGGCATGACCTCGCGTTGGTTGCTCCCGCGGTAACGGGCGCATTGGCGCTCGTAGTGAACCCCGCGCTGCCTGTGAAGAACGTGCGCGAACTCGTCGCGCTCGCGCAGGCCAGGCCCGGCGCGCTCAATTACGGCTCGCCCGGCGTGGGCAACTCGCAGCATCTGGCGGGCGAATTCTTCAACCGGCTCGCGAAAGTGAAGATCGTGCACGTGCCTTTCAAGGGCGGCGCCGAGGCGATCAACGCGACCGTCGCGGGCGATATCCAGGTCGCCTTCGCCAGCCTGGCACCCGCGCTGCCGCTGGTGGAAGCGGGGAAGCTGCGCATGCTGGGCGTGACAACGCGGTCGCGTTCCGCGGCCGCGCCCGGCACGCCGACGATCGCCGAGGCGGGCGTGGCCGGCTACGACCGCGCGACCTGGTTCGGCATTGCCGCGCCCGCCGGCACGCCGCGCGAGATCGTCGCGAAGCTCAACGCGGCCATCGCGCGGGGCATGCAGGGAGCGGACACACGCGAGATGCTGCTCAAGCAGGGGCTGGAGACGATGTCGCAAAGCCCGGAGCAGTTCGCGGCCTTCGTGCAGGAGGAGTTGTCGCAGAACGCGGCCATCGTCCAGGAGATGGGCATCAAGGCCGAATGA
- a CDS encoding dienelactone hydrolase family protein, whose protein sequence is MSEAVTTQWISLDPAAPAFQGYLALPPAGKGPGLVLFQEIFGVNSHIQAVARQYALDGFVVLAPDLFWRQQQKVQLGYEGEQRERAIAMMKQMTPADMEADIKTSVAALRARPEAAGKGVGAVGYCLGGRLAYFSAAMGLVDAAVSYYGGGIHDNLDRAKSVVCPTQFHYGEKDTGIPLEAVEKVRSAMGDRAEVFVYPGAQHGFNCWERASYDAPSAALAHGRTLGFLAQRLF, encoded by the coding sequence ATGAGCGAAGCCGTCACCACCCAGTGGATCTCCCTCGACCCTGCCGCCCCCGCATTCCAGGGCTACCTTGCCCTGCCGCCCGCGGGCAAGGGGCCCGGGCTCGTGCTCTTCCAGGAAATCTTCGGCGTCAATTCGCACATCCAGGCGGTGGCGCGGCAGTACGCGCTCGACGGCTTCGTCGTGCTAGCGCCCGACCTGTTCTGGCGCCAGCAGCAGAAGGTGCAGCTCGGCTATGAAGGCGAGCAGCGCGAGCGCGCCATCGCGATGATGAAGCAGATGACGCCGGCGGACATGGAAGCCGACATCAAGACCTCCGTCGCGGCGCTGCGCGCGCGCCCCGAAGCGGCCGGCAAAGGTGTGGGCGCGGTGGGCTACTGCCTCGGCGGGAGGCTCGCCTATTTCAGCGCGGCGATGGGCCTCGTGGACGCCGCGGTGTCCTACTACGGCGGCGGCATCCACGACAACCTCGACCGCGCGAAGTCCGTCGTCTGCCCCACGCAGTTCCACTACGGCGAGAAGGACACGGGCATCCCGCTGGAAGCGGTGGAGAAAGTGCGATCCGCGATGGGCGACCGCGCCGAAGTGTTCGTCTACCCCGGTGCGCAGCACGGCTTCAACTGCTGGGAACGGGCGTCCTACGACGCACCGAGCGCCGCGCTGGCGCACGGGCGCACGCTGGGCTTCCTCGCGCAACGGCTCTTCTGA